In Quercus robur chromosome 10, dhQueRobu3.1, whole genome shotgun sequence, a genomic segment contains:
- the LOC126704081 gene encoding uncharacterized protein LOC126704081: protein MLHQAVHEKRLRGVSICRRGPKISHLFFADDSIIFGRATESEGLEMLRILKVYEYSSGQQLNKQKTSLFFSRNTRGEIQNKIKIMLGAQVIKQHETYLGLPSFIGRSKTNSFAQLKTKVAHKLSGWKEKLLSAAGKEVLIKVVA, encoded by the coding sequence ATGCTTCACCAAGCAGTCCATGAAAAGAGATTAAGGGGAGTGTCTATTTGTAGAAGGGGACCAAAAATCTCCCATCTCTTTTTCGCAGATGATAGCATAATCTTTGGGAGGGCTACCGAATCTGAGGGGTTGGAAATGCTGAGAATTCTTAAGGTATATGAGTACTCTTCGGGGCAGCAGCTAAACAAGCAGAAAACTTCTCTATTCTTCAGTAGAAACACAAGGGGGGAAATACAGAACAAGATCAAAATAATGCTTGGTGCCCAGGTGATCAAGCAACACGAAACTTACCTTGGTCTTCCCTCCTTTATCGGAAGATCCAAAACGAATTCTTTTGCTCAATTAAAGACCAAGGTAGCTCACAAGTTGTCAGGTTGGAAAGAAAAGCTTCTTTCGGCTGCTGGTAAAGAAGTGCTCATCAAGGTCGTGGCCTAA